A region of the Candidatus Peregrinibacteria bacterium genome:
ATGTTCTGCTTTGAATAGTATGACTGCTCTCGGAATGCCAAAAAGTTACAAAATAGTATGAAAACCTTAGAAAAAGAAAATTGCTCTTTCCTGAGTCTCTATATTATGATTTGTGCAACAAAGCCATTAGGAATTAGGAATCAGGAATGAAGGAGTTCTTATGAGAGAATTCTTCTTTACTGTACGGTAATAATTATTTTTTTACTCTGTCCTCCGAATTTTCCCAGAATTTCGATTTTTCCCACCTGAGGAATCCAAAAAATACTTTTCCCAGTTCCAATTTTTTCTCCATTCACAAACCAATCGATCTCTTGATTCGCGGTGAATTCAAGTTTTTGAGCATCAGGAGGAATATCTCGATTAATTCGAAATGTTTCGCTGGGAAGAGGTGATGTGATACGAAATTTTTCATCTCCTGAAAGGCGCGGAAAAGGATCCTCGCCTTCTTTTTTTTCATCATTTTTCTTTGTTCCTTGGCACAAACGTTTCATCGAAAATTTCTGATTTTTTTCTCTCCCTTGCATCGCCTCTTCCATAATATCGTGAAAAAGTGGTCCTGCTCCAGTGATTCCCGTAACTTCTTCCATCGGGCTTCCATCTGCGTTCCCCACCCATACAAGCACTCCAATTTTTTCAGAAAATCCAACCGTCCAATTATCCCGAAAGTTTCGAGTCGTTCCTGTTTTTGCGGCGACAGCGTAGGAAAAATTCAATGGATTTTTCGTTCCAAATGAATTTATACGAGCCGTTTTATCACTCAAAATTTCTGCAATTTCAAAAACTTTTTCACAATGTGCAATTTCTTTCATTTCGGTATTTTGAGAACTGTCCTCTAAAAATCGAAATGAGAAATTTTTCCCACCACGAGCGAGGACACCATATGCATGAGCCAATTCAGTTGGCAGAATATCAAAACTTCCAAGTGCTGAAGAAAGCCCATAGTCTTCACTCTTTGCAAGGTTTGTATCAATTCCAAAGTTTTTGAGAAATGCAAAAAAACTTTCTTCTCCAATCGTTGACAGAGTTTTTACTGCTGGAATATTCCTGCTTTCGGCAAGCGCTTCCTTAATGGAAATTTCTCCACGATATTCCAAATCATAATTTTTAGGTTCATAGAGAAAGTTTGCAGCACTCTCAAATGCAGAAGGTTCATCCAAAATACGTGTCTCTGGATTCCATCCAAGTTTCTCAAATGCGAGAAGATAGAGAAATGGCTTGAGAGTGCTTCCCACAGATCTTCCAGAAGTAAGAATATTTACTTCACCTTGATGCGCCTTATCCGAAAAATCGGCGTTTCCGACATACGCAAGGACATCTCCCGTTTGAACATCCCACACCAATGCCGCTGCATTTTGAATATGTTTTGAGGAGAGTCTTTCGAGATGAAGCGAGACCAGAGATTCTGCTTTTTTTTGAAGTTCTCCATCAAGTGTGGTTTCGATTTTTCGTTTTCCAGCTCTTATTTGCTCAGAATATTCCTGAGTACTTTGAATCCATGCAGAAAAATGCGCCGCAAAACTTTTTTGTGGTTTTTCGTGAAGAAAAAGAGTTTCCTTAATTGCCGTTTTCCTTTCCTTTTCTGTGATAAACTGTTCTGATTCCATTGCTTCTAAAACAAATTCCTGTCTTTTTTTTACGGCTTCAAAATTCGTAAAAGGATTAAGTCTTTCTGGAGATTTTGGAATTCCTGCAAGAAAAGTTGCTTCCGCAAAATCGAGATTCTCTGGAGATTTCCCAAATATTCTCATGGATGCGCTTTGAATTCCTCGGATGTTCCCGCCGAAACTCACATGATTCGCCCACATTTCTAAAATATTTTCCTTCGAAAATTGTTTTTCAATTTTGAGAGCGAGGAGAGTTTCTCGTATTTTGGCAATGAAATTCCTTTGAGAAATATCTAAAAAATTCCGCGCTACTTGCTGAGAAAGAGTTGACGCCCCGGATACCACTTTTCCCATAAGAAGATTGTCCTTTATTGCCCGAAAAGTTGCGGAGATATCGATTCCGGAATGGGAAAAGAAATTCTTATCTTCTGTCGCAATAATCGCTTGGAGAAAGTAAGGAGAAATATCTTTGATGGGGACGTCCTCCTGCCACATCTCTGTTTCCGAGAGCAAACTCTGAATTCGTTCTCCATTTTTCGTAAAAAGTGCTATACTGCTCTCTTCTCCAAAAAACTTCTCGGGAAGGGAAATGGTCATATATATCCACATGCCCCATAAAAAGAGAGAACACGTTCCCCAGAAAAATGCCCATGATACATTTGACAATTTTATATAAATATGTAAAAATGATAAGAATTATAAATATTCCCAACAGAAATCTTTTCACCATTCACCTGAAATCTCAATGGAAAAATCACATCAAGAAACAGCTCGGCAAATAGCCACCCTCATCCGTGAGAAGCAAAACATTCTCATTGTGACACATGCAAAGATGGATTGCGATGCCCTTTCATCAGCAATATCCCTCTATCTCATTCTTAAAAAACTTGGGAAAAAAGTCACTGCAATATGTCAGGATCCTGTTCCAGACGCATTCAAATTCCTGCCCGATACGGAAGTCATGAACACCGAATTCTCGGGGAATTCCAATTTTATTATTACGATTGATGCTTCCAAGCTTCAGGCAGAGGGAATTACGTGGGAAGTAAAAGGCGATAAGGTCAATATCATTCTCTCTCCCACGGATGAAAAAATTCTCTCTCAAAAAGATTTTTCTTTTTCTGGAGGAGAAGGGAAAAATTTTGATCTCCTTATTTCATGCGATGTTGCTGACATTGATCAGCTCGGAAAAATATATGAAGACAATGTCGAAATGTTTCATTCTCTTCCTTTTATTGTGATCGATCATCATGCTTCTAATGAAGGATTTGGAACGATTAATCATATTGATATTACGAATTCATCGACAACCGAAACTCTCTATGATCTTATTCCGGTGGTAACAGGGAAAGGACATGAATTCATAGATTCCGATATTGCTACTCTCCTTCTTGCTGGAATTATTACTGATACCGGGAGTTTTCAGCATCCAAATACGACTCCAAAAAGTTTTGAAGTTGCTGCGGAACTTATTGATAAGGGAGCCAGGCAACAGGAAATCATCAGGCATCTCTTTAAAACCAAAAAATTGACAACCCTAAGACTTTGGGGGCGTGTTCTTTCAAAAATTAAATATGATCCGATCCATCGATTTATTTGGAGTTCTGTAAATGAGCAGGATCTTTCCGATGAAAAAGCGACTTCAGATGAAGTCGAAGGACTTATTGATGAACTCATGTCCAATGCGCCCGGAGTTGAGGTAGTACTTCTTTTAAAACAGCGAGAAGATGGCGTAGTTTCTGGGTCACTCAGAACAACTACACCAGCGTGCGATGCAACGGTTATTGCGGGAATATTTGGAGGAGGCGGACACCGGCAAGCTGCAGGATTCAAAATTCATGATGCGCAGAGTTTTGAAGAAGTTATCGCGCGTGTGATTCCAAAAATTCAGGAATTTCAGGCAAAAAGGATTGGTCTTCCTCTCGAGAAAAAGCAATTTTCTCTTGAGAACAAGGAGAAAACCAAGAAACCAGTTTCACAAATACCATCAGATCATTCATTAGAGGTGAAATTTCCTGAAACAACTTCTTTAGAAAAAACATCCAATTTTGGAGAAGAGAAAAAGGAGTTGGAAATACTTGAAGATTTCGAAACAAAAAAGGAAATAACGATTGCGAGTAAAAAGACAAAAACTATCGAGAAAAAAGATGATTTTGAGAAAGTACAACTTTCTGAACAAAAAATTCCAAAAGTTTTTCCACAGCAAGGAGTTTCTGAAGAAACTTTGGCTGAAGTAGAAGAACGAAAAAGAGGCGGACAGAAGGAAGAGGAACTTCCAGCGTGGCTCTCAGAAAAAAGAGAAATCCCTGAAGAGACATCCCCAATAATTTCAGAAGAAGCAGAGAAAGAACTTCCGGATTGGCTCACAGAGCAAAAAATCCAAAAGGAAGAAATTCGTACATTTCCTGAGGAAGTGGAAATTTCTCCAAAAGAAAAACCGATCTTTACTTCTCCAACAGTTTTTGAAGTGTCTCCGAAACCTCTGCAATCGGTTTCAAGAGAAATACCAAAATCTCCAGCTTCTCCATTAAAAAAAGAGGTTTCTCAAATACAAAGTGAAGTAAAAATTGACAATTCTCAAAAGCAAAAAAAGAAAGAAAATGGGAAACCTGTAGGTAGTCCACCGCAAACTTCGCAAAAAAAAGCATCACCGGTTCCACAAAATGGACAAAAACCAGCTCCAAAAACGATACCACTAGCTTCTCAAAAAACATCGATAACACCAATCCCTCAAAAAGATGAACAAAAAACAGAAAAACCAGCAGAAATTATGGTGAAACCACAACAGATAAAACCAGTACAGATGGTACCAATTTTCGAAAAGAAAGATGTGCCAAAAGAGGAAAAGAAACCTCCG
Encoded here:
- the pbpC gene encoding penicillin-binding protein 1C, with protein sequence MTISLPEKFFGEESSIALFTKNGERIQSLLSETEMWQEDVPIKDISPYFLQAIIATEDKNFFSHSGIDISATFRAIKDNLLMGKVVSGASTLSQQVARNFLDISQRNFIAKIRETLLALKIEKQFSKENILEMWANHVSFGGNIRGIQSASMRIFGKSPENLDFAEATFLAGIPKSPERLNPFTNFEAVKKRQEFVLEAMESEQFITEKERKTAIKETLFLHEKPQKSFAAHFSAWIQSTQEYSEQIRAGKRKIETTLDGELQKKAESLVSLHLERLSSKHIQNAAALVWDVQTGDVLAYVGNADFSDKAHQGEVNILTSGRSVGSTLKPFLYLLAFEKLGWNPETRILDEPSAFESAANFLYEPKNYDLEYRGEISIKEALAESRNIPAVKTLSTIGEESFFAFLKNFGIDTNLAKSEDYGLSSALGSFDILPTELAHAYGVLARGGKNFSFRFLEDSSQNTEMKEIAHCEKVFEIAEILSDKTARINSFGTKNPLNFSYAVAAKTGTTRNFRDNWTVGFSEKIGVLVWVGNADGSPMEEVTGITGAGPLFHDIMEEAMQGREKNQKFSMKRLCQGTKKNDEKKEGEDPFPRLSGDEKFRITSPLPSETFRINRDIPPDAQKLEFTANQEIDWFVNGEKIGTGKSIFWIPQVGKIEILGKFGGQSKKIIITVQ
- a CDS encoding DHH family phosphoesterase; the protein is MEKSHQETARQIATLIREKQNILIVTHAKMDCDALSSAISLYLILKKLGKKVTAICQDPVPDAFKFLPDTEVMNTEFSGNSNFIITIDASKLQAEGITWEVKGDKVNIILSPTDEKILSQKDFSFSGGEGKNFDLLISCDVADIDQLGKIYEDNVEMFHSLPFIVIDHHASNEGFGTINHIDITNSSTTETLYDLIPVVTGKGHEFIDSDIATLLLAGIITDTGSFQHPNTTPKSFEVAAELIDKGARQQEIIRHLFKTKKLTTLRLWGRVLSKIKYDPIHRFIWSSVNEQDLSDEKATSDEVEGLIDELMSNAPGVEVVLLLKQREDGVVSGSLRTTTPACDATVIAGIFGGGGHRQAAGFKIHDAQSFEEVIARVIPKIQEFQAKRIGLPLEKKQFSLENKEKTKKPVSQIPSDHSLEVKFPETTSLEKTSNFGEEKKELEILEDFETKKEITIASKKTKTIEKKDDFEKVQLSEQKIPKVFPQQGVSEETLAEVEERKRGGQKEEELPAWLSEKREIPEETSPIISEEAEKELPDWLTEQKIQKEEIRTFPEEVEISPKEKPIFTSPTVFEVSPKPLQSVSREIPKSPASPLKKEVSQIQSEVKIDNSQKQKKKENGKPVGSPPQTSQKKASPVPQNGQKPAPKTIPLASQKTSITPIPQKDEQKTEKPAEIMVKPQQIKPVQMVPIFEKKDVPKEEKKPPQKVEQKGSPLGNILDPNPPPDLIPQAPKRPATSPPPPSQYPPQMPQYQTGYYPPGAPYGAPGQQAPQFGGYPPPGAPQFSPSGYGPQMGGQQLGQQSYGGGYSPPPPPPGQGQQYGQSGQQQQSGQFFGGGYMPPPPPQGQGQQFGGYQPPPPPQGQQYPPAGYPPQYPPAPPGGYPPQR